The genomic segment GTCTTACCGAGTTTTCTGTTTAAAATAGCATGTTCTTTTTGATTAATGACAGCCGACGAATGTGCCGCATCCGCTAATACCTCCACATTCTTATAAGCTGTCTTGCCTTTTAAAAAGGGCTCATAAAATTCCTTTGCGAATTCGGGAATCTCAGATTCAAACTTCTCCGGCGAAATTTCACCTTTAAACACCAGTTCCATCTGCCATTGTTTGTCCTGTCCATACACAAGGGAAGTTGATAACCCAAACACCAAAATTACGCTGACTAAATTGTTCATATGCATGCTAAATATGAAGCTAAATAACAAAAGATAGACCAAAAAGCCTATCTTTCATCTATATTTTTTATTTAATTGATTTTTGTTTTCTAAATTTTTACCGAATCTGGGGCATCAGCTTTACCCGGCATCAGCTGTAATGTTTACAGCACAACAGTCTGTTTTGTTTTTACGGCCTCATCGCAGGCTAAAGCAATGTGTAGACTGTTAATGGCATCTTCCATCGAAGAGGACAGATCCACATTCTCCAAGATCGCCTGCCGGAAAAAACGCTGTTCGCGATTGCATAGCTCCTGGTGATCCGGCTCGTCGGATAAGTTGATCCATTCGTCTTCCCGCACGAATTCATTGTTTCCATCTACCTCAGCATAATGTACGCGCAAACTCTCAGTCTGTGTATGTGCCGCTACCGAATCGGATTTACCTTCATCACTTGCCTTGTCTGCCACAATGGACACAGCACCTTTTGGTCCGAAAACATCTTTTACAAAGAAAGCGTTCTGACTGACCATGGGGCCCCATCCGGCCTCATACCAGCCGACCGAACCATCCTCAAAATGCAGTTGAAGCTGACCATAATTGTAGTTCCACGATGGAATATCTTCCGTCAGACGGGCGCCGATAGCCGAAACCCGCACGGGTTTGGCACCCACCATCTGGCACATCACGTCAATATAATGAACCCCGCAATCGACAATAGGACTTAGGCTGGACATCAGATTACGATGCACATCCCACATATAGCCATGGCTTTGCTGGTTTAAATTCATCCGCATAACCAGTGGCTTTCCGAGCGACCGCGAAAGCTGGATAAACTTGATCCATGAAGGGTGATATCGAAGGATATAGCCTACCACAAGTTTTTTATTATGCTTCACTGCAGCGTCAA from the Sphingobacterium thalpophilum genome contains:
- a CDS encoding Gfo/Idh/MocA family protein, translating into MKLIRILVVGCGNMGASHARAYHELEGFEIVGLVARGASKKKLNQDLGADYALFDAYEEALAQTSPDAVCIATYPDTHKDYAIKAFEAGAHVFIEKPLAEDVAGAREVVDAAVKHNKKLVVGYILRYHPSWIKFIQLSRSLGKPLVMRMNLNQQSHGYMWDVHRNLMSSLSPIVDCGVHYIDVMCQMVGAKPVRVSAIGARLTEDIPSWNYNYGQLQLHFEDGSVGWYEAGWGPMVSQNAFFVKDVFGPKGAVSIVADKASDEGKSDSVAAHTQTESLRVHYAEVDGNNEFVREDEWINLSDEPDHQELCNREQRFFRQAILENVDLSSSMEDAINSLHIALACDEAVKTKQTVVL